Proteins from a genomic interval of Gammaproteobacteria bacterium:
- the secA gene encoding preprotein translocase subunit SecA — MGSRNQRMLSRYEKVARRINALEPELGKSSDAKLRERASALRRRARDGQDTEELLPEAYALVREASVRTLGLRHFDVQLIGGIALHEGKIAEMRTGEGKTLVATLPAFLNSLAGECVHIVTVNDYLARRDAEWMGPVYRFLGCTVGAVVSQQAPEEKREAYRCDVCYGTNNEFGFDYLRDNLALRDEDQAQRGLRYAIVDEVDSILIDEARTPLIISGPAEESTELYRRMNLVAPRLRKREQEDGPGDFTLDEKAKQAYLTDEGHERVETLLIQAGLIEAGASLYDAANVRLMHHLTAALRARHLFKRDVEYIVRDGEVIIVDEFTGRTMPGRRWSDGLHQAIEAKEKVAVRQENRTVASITFQNYFRMYEKLAGMTGTADTEAYEFQQIYGLEVVVIPTHMKMIRRDDPDLVFLTAGDKFDAVVEDIQESRDRGQPVLVGTASIETSELLSGMLKGVRIPHQVLNAKHHAREAQIIAEAGRPGVVTIATNMAGRGTDIVLGGNLEAELKGLGDEAPDNEKGALREDWKKRNRRVIEAGGLRIVGTERHESRRIDNQLRGRSGRQGDPGASRFYISLEDSLMRIFGDPKRTQGMLSSVGMREGEAIESKLLSRQIERAQRKVEAHNFDVRKQLLEYDDVANDQRRVVYERRDELLGSGDVSDIVAGMRDEMVQDLVAQHMPEDAADEDWDPASLEKALSLELGADAPVTEWLGASPELSPDGVAGRVNDELDRLYREKTAPVAPDVMRHIERVVLLQQLDHHWKEHLAAMDYLRQGIHLRGYAQRNPKQEYKREAFEMFTEMLGMVARQVTVTLCRAQFSAADKPVAQAPAPSRKLQLQHDEASALAAPAARQPARPQAPATRGPRRPPAARDMPSPPAPVQTYRRARPRVGRNDPCPCGSGKKYKRCHGAISADA; from the coding sequence ATGGGCAGCCGCAATCAGCGGATGCTGTCGCGGTACGAGAAAGTCGCCCGGCGCATCAATGCGCTGGAGCCGGAACTCGGAAAGTCGTCCGACGCAAAACTGAGGGAACGCGCCTCGGCCCTGCGCCGCCGCGCCCGTGACGGACAGGATACGGAAGAACTGCTGCCGGAAGCCTATGCCCTGGTGCGGGAAGCGAGCGTGCGAACCCTCGGCCTGCGGCACTTTGACGTGCAGTTGATCGGTGGCATTGCCCTGCACGAAGGCAAGATCGCGGAAATGCGCACCGGCGAGGGCAAGACGCTGGTCGCGACCCTGCCGGCCTTCCTCAATTCCCTGGCGGGCGAGTGCGTACACATCGTTACCGTCAACGACTATCTGGCGCGGCGCGACGCCGAGTGGATGGGACCCGTTTACCGTTTTCTGGGATGCACGGTGGGCGCGGTCGTCAGCCAGCAGGCTCCCGAGGAAAAGCGCGAGGCCTACCGCTGCGATGTGTGCTACGGCACCAACAACGAATTCGGGTTCGACTACCTGCGCGACAACCTGGCGCTGCGCGACGAGGATCAGGCGCAGCGGGGACTGCGGTACGCCATAGTCGACGAGGTCGATTCCATCCTGATCGATGAGGCGCGCACCCCGCTGATCATCTCGGGACCCGCGGAGGAAAGCACCGAACTCTACCGGCGCATGAACCTGGTCGCGCCCCGCCTGAGAAAGCGGGAGCAGGAGGACGGACCGGGAGACTTCACGCTCGACGAGAAAGCCAAGCAGGCCTACCTGACCGACGAGGGCCACGAGCGCGTCGAGACGCTGCTCATCCAGGCGGGGCTGATCGAGGCCGGCGCGAGCCTGTACGACGCGGCCAACGTGCGCCTCATGCACCACCTTACCGCCGCGCTCAGGGCCCGCCACCTCTTCAAGCGCGACGTGGAATACATCGTTCGCGACGGCGAGGTGATCATCGTGGACGAGTTTACCGGCCGCACGATGCCGGGGCGGCGCTGGTCCGATGGACTGCATCAGGCCATCGAGGCAAAGGAGAAGGTGGCGGTGCGCCAGGAAAACCGCACCGTGGCGTCGATCACGTTTCAGAACTACTTCCGGATGTACGAAAAGCTGGCCGGCATGACCGGCACCGCCGACACCGAAGCGTACGAGTTCCAGCAGATCTACGGCCTGGAAGTCGTGGTCATTCCGACCCATATGAAAATGATTCGCCGCGACGATCCGGACCTGGTCTTTCTTACCGCCGGCGACAAATTCGACGCGGTGGTCGAGGACATTCAGGAAAGCAGGGACCGGGGCCAGCCCGTGCTGGTGGGAACCGCCTCGATCGAGACATCGGAACTGCTGTCCGGCATGCTGAAGGGCGTGCGGATTCCCCACCAGGTGCTGAATGCCAAGCATCACGCCAGGGAGGCGCAGATCATCGCCGAAGCCGGCCGTCCGGGCGTGGTGACCATCGCCACCAACATGGCGGGCCGCGGGACCGACATCGTTCTGGGCGGGAACCTGGAAGCCGAATTGAAGGGACTGGGCGACGAAGCCCCGGACAACGAGAAGGGCGCCCTCAGGGAGGACTGGAAAAAGCGCAACCGGCGAGTGATCGAAGCCGGCGGGCTGCGCATCGTGGGTACCGAGCGCCATGAATCCCGGCGCATAGACAATCAGTTGCGGGGGCGTTCCGGACGCCAGGGCGACCCCGGCGCATCGCGTTTCTATATCTCGCTGGAAGACAGCCTGATGCGGATCTTCGGCGACCCGAAACGCACGCAGGGAATGCTCTCATCGGTCGGCATGCGCGAAGGGGAGGCGATCGAGAGCAAGCTCCTTTCGCGCCAGATCGAGCGCGCCCAGCGCAAGGTGGAGGCGCACAATTTCGACGTCCGCAAGCAGTTGCTGGAATACGACGACGTCGCCAACGACCAGCGCCGGGTCGTGTACGAGCGGCGCGACGAACTGCTGGGCTCGGGCGACGTCAGCGACATCGTCGCGGGCATGCGTGACGAGATGGTGCAGGACCTGGTGGCGCAACACATGCCCGAGGACGCCGCCGACGAGGACTGGGACCCGGCCTCGCTGGAGAAAGCCCTGTCGCTTGAACTGGGCGCGGATGCGCCGGTAACCGAATGGCTCGGGGCCAGCCCCGAGCTGTCGCCGGACGGGGTGGCCGGGCGGGTCAACGACGAGCTGGACCGGCTCTACCGGGAGAAGACCGCTCCGGTCGCGCCCGACGTCATGCGCCACATCGAGCGCGTGGTCCTGCTGCAGCAACTGGATCATCACTGGAAGGAACACCTGGCGGCGATGGACTATCTGCGCCAGGGAATCCACCTGCGGGGCTATGCGCAAAGGAATCCCAAGCAGGAGTACAAGCGCGAAGCCTTCGAGATGTTCACCGAAATGCTCGGCATGGTTGCCCGGCAGGTCACGGTGACGCTATGCCGGGCGCAGTTCTCGGCCGCGGACAAGCCCGTTGCGCAGGCCCCGGCGCCCAGCAGGAAGCTGCAACTGCAGCACGATGAAGCCTCGGCGTTGGCCGCTCCCGCAGCCCGTCAGCCTGCCCGACCGCAGGCGCCCGCAACCCGCGGCCCCCGCCGCCCGCCCGCCGCGAGGGACATGCCCTCGCCCCCGGCGCCGGTCCAGACCTATCGGCGCGCCCGGCCCCGGGTGGGCCGCAACGATCCGTGCCCCTGCGGCTCCGGCAAGAAGTACAAACGCTGCCACGGCGCAATCAGCGCCGACGCCTGA
- a CDS encoding M23 family metallopeptidase encodes MSSITRNLLLNRNLIWAFALVASSAGSYLAGSLLQDRAMPSVVARLDKLQTTLVAQNAEFQEARANAERRIAVMAARVEEMKAALVQMETWQTSLEEMGGEAPFKPVSADISSPALGYEGEVAGERVDLIAELNLLTARMNQRFKELQGVADALTREGAESMYAPSGWPVDSRRITSYRGFRKDPFSGRRQWHDGVDIDGAMGDPIYAVAPGVVTWSGRRSTFGELVEISHAGGYVTRYAHNSLNLVAVGDYVQRGQEIARMGRSGRVTGSSLHFEVLRNGVSVNPVDFLRRTP; translated from the coding sequence ATGAGCTCGATTACCCGAAACCTGTTGCTGAACCGTAACCTGATCTGGGCCTTCGCCCTGGTTGCCAGTTCGGCCGGAAGCTATCTCGCCGGGAGCCTTTTGCAGGACCGGGCGATGCCGTCCGTGGTTGCCCGTCTGGACAAGCTGCAGACCACGCTGGTGGCGCAGAACGCAGAATTTCAGGAGGCCCGTGCGAACGCGGAGCGCCGGATCGCCGTCATGGCGGCCCGGGTCGAGGAAATGAAAGCGGCGTTGGTGCAGATGGAAACCTGGCAGACCTCGCTTGAGGAAATGGGCGGCGAAGCCCCATTCAAGCCGGTGAGCGCCGACATCTCCAGCCCTGCGCTGGGCTATGAGGGCGAGGTCGCCGGCGAACGGGTGGATCTGATCGCCGAACTCAACCTCCTGACGGCCCGGATGAACCAGCGGTTCAAGGAGTTGCAGGGCGTGGCCGACGCGCTTACCCGGGAAGGCGCTGAATCCATGTATGCGCCTTCGGGCTGGCCGGTGGATTCGCGCCGCATCACCTCGTATCGCGGTTTCCGCAAGGATCCGTTCTCCGGCAGGCGGCAATGGCATGACGGCGTGGATATCGACGGCGCCATGGGCGACCCGATATACGCCGTGGCGCCGGGCGTCGTCACCTGGTCAGGCCGCCGAAGCACGTTCGGGGAGTTGGTGGAAATAAGTCACGCCGGCGGCTACGTTACCCGCTATGCGCACAACTCCCTCAATCTCGTGGCGGTGGGCGATTATGTGCAGCGAGGCCAGGAGATCGCCCGAATGGGCCGCAGCGGGCGGGTAACCGGCAGCAGCCTGCACTTCGAAGTCTTGCGCAACGGCGTTTCCGTGAACCCGGTTGATTTTCTCCGCAGAACTCCCTGA
- a CDS encoding UDP-3-O-acyl-N-acetylglucosamine deacetylase: MGDSIRQALVRQRTLRGTVTVCGIGLHSGRKAQMTLRPAAPNNGVVFRRADLADAPDIPARHDFIVDTRLGTTLGSGNARVATVEHLLSALAGIGIDNAWVDLDGPEVPALDGSASAFVLLVEEAGVERQETPRTYIRVLEEVRVEQGRHWAALLPGEGYTLSYRGDFAHPAFTRGGQAHEFEFSAGGYIEQISRARTFGFLHEVAAMRRHGLALGGGLHNAVVFDDYRVVNEGGLRYANEPIRHKLLDAVGDLSLLGRPLIGRYRCFGSGHTLNARLMTELMQRSSAWEEVKGVSRAADGSRSRDAAGRFDSLTGLT, from the coding sequence ATGGGTGATTCCATCCGGCAAGCGCTTGTCCGGCAACGAACCCTGCGCGGCACTGTCACGGTTTGCGGCATAGGCCTGCACAGCGGTCGAAAGGCGCAAATGACACTACGCCCCGCCGCTCCGAACAACGGAGTGGTGTTTCGGCGGGCCGACCTTGCGGACGCGCCGGACATTCCGGCGCGCCACGACTTCATCGTCGATACCCGGCTTGGAACGACGCTGGGGAGCGGCAATGCGCGGGTGGCGACGGTGGAGCACCTGCTGTCCGCCCTGGCCGGAATCGGCATCGACAACGCCTGGGTCGATCTGGATGGCCCGGAGGTGCCGGCGCTGGACGGCAGCGCTTCGGCTTTCGTGCTGCTCGTGGAAGAAGCGGGTGTCGAGCGGCAGGAGACGCCCAGGACCTATATCCGGGTGCTCGAGGAGGTCCGGGTGGAACAGGGCCGGCATTGGGCGGCGCTCCTGCCCGGCGAGGGCTACACGCTTTCCTACCGGGGGGATTTCGCTCATCCCGCGTTCACTCGAGGCGGACAGGCTCACGAATTCGAGTTTTCGGCCGGCGGCTATATCGAACAGATAAGCCGCGCGCGCACCTTCGGTTTCCTCCACGAGGTGGCGGCCATGCGCCGGCATGGCCTGGCCCTGGGCGGCGGTTTGCACAATGCCGTGGTGTTCGACGACTACCGGGTTGTGAACGAGGGTGGCCTGCGTTACGCAAACGAGCCGATACGGCACAAACTGCTGGATGCGGTGGGCGATCTGTCGCTGCTCGGCCGGCCCCTGATCGGCCGGTACCGGTGCTTCGGGTCGGGGCACACTCTCAACGCGCGCCTGATGACGGAACTGATGCAGCGTTCTTCCGCCTGGGAGGAGGTAAAGGGGGTCTCCCGCGCCGCGGACGGGTCGCGCAGTCGCGATGCTGCCGGCCGGTTCGACAGCCTTACAGGGCTAACCTGA
- a CDS encoding TonB-dependent receptor: MASSTDLHFATRVGGKGGVMRAHYLLFSLLISFPLAAQQEDAQSDGAYGLVLEEIIVTATRRERSIMEVPLAVSAYGAEQLELSGVTDIRELMRIAPSLTLNTGQGETVGATARIRGIGTNSDNPGFEPAVGLYVDGVYRNRAGVGYNELGAIERVEILRGPQGTLFGRNASAGVVSIITAAPDTEPSGYGDISVGSYDSTRIEAGASGGDAASGISLRLDSVWHKRDGFLEDPNYDRTFNDRDRLFVRGQLMYEPNPDTTVRLIADYTSREEECCAAVGLVRGPTADIIQGISLLQTRNPGIVGIAFDPYDRKATVSAGSGYYQGMDETGVSVEINTSTGLGRVTSITAIRDWQTERGMDIDFSVVDIGERPHGESATGFETFTQEIRINGEAGAVDWLVGAFYANEDLDYTDVLEFGVGYSPYANAIGGATANAVGAGFAQLGAGAAAFEWGAQQLAMGAAGYAAGLAPFLPPGFAVPQPTATLPPFPAFPFSPWTSYEQYSGGAFYGNGSRDDFEQNSESWALFTHNSIAMANDFELTVGLRYTSESKSIDANLQSTDQVCRPFSGQVLGYFQSMQAYLGGLQAYAGGVNQYLQQLNGFVQQATQAIPNPIAQAAITNGAAAVAAGYQELLPNLAGLAQGGQALLVNPDVNAGIGTMTAFACIPFVDPSLDGRYSGSQDENEISGTVRLSRQVGDYLVYGGYARGYKAGGFNMDRTGLISPILTLLTTGRANVPGVHEWAFQPETVDAFDLGAKFEFENRRAMMDVNLFYEKFDGFQLTTFTGLAFEALNIPEVTSQGVEIEARGVVIGGVEIYGGVTYADVKYGEGPEYGVRSGQRMTHAPEWTGVVGATMRFPIGALEGAFHVDARYTSEHNTGSDLDIEKQQDAFTVVNARLMLTRPGSPRWTIDLWARNLLDEEYFITAFDAPLQGSGTGPGSTQTFNAFLGSPREYGVSVRYEF; this comes from the coding sequence ATGGCTTCAAGTACCGATTTGCATTTCGCCACGCGCGTGGGCGGAAAAGGGGGGGTTATGCGCGCTCATTACTTACTGTTTTCCCTGTTGATTTCGTTTCCTCTGGCGGCGCAGCAGGAAGACGCTCAGTCCGATGGCGCCTACGGCCTGGTTCTCGAGGAAATCATCGTGACGGCCACGCGCCGCGAGCGGTCCATCATGGAGGTTCCGCTCGCTGTTTCCGCCTATGGCGCGGAGCAGCTCGAACTGAGCGGCGTGACGGACATTCGTGAACTGATGCGCATTGCGCCCAGCCTGACCCTGAACACCGGCCAGGGAGAAACGGTCGGCGCGACGGCGAGAATCCGGGGCATCGGCACCAACAGCGACAATCCGGGCTTCGAGCCTGCTGTGGGCCTGTACGTGGACGGCGTATACCGCAACCGGGCGGGCGTCGGATACAACGAGTTGGGCGCCATTGAACGGGTCGAGATCCTGCGCGGCCCGCAGGGCACTCTGTTCGGACGAAACGCATCGGCCGGCGTCGTAAGCATCATTACGGCGGCTCCCGATACCGAACCTTCGGGATACGGCGATATCAGTGTCGGATCCTATGATTCGACCCGGATCGAGGCCGGCGCCAGCGGAGGCGATGCCGCCAGCGGGATTTCGTTGCGGCTGGACAGCGTCTGGCACAAGCGTGACGGCTTCCTGGAAGACCCCAATTACGACCGGACTTTCAACGATCGCGACCGCCTGTTCGTGCGCGGGCAATTGATGTACGAGCCCAACCCGGACACGACCGTTCGATTGATTGCGGATTACACCAGCCGCGAAGAGGAGTGCTGCGCCGCGGTAGGACTGGTGCGGGGCCCCACGGCGGACATTATTCAGGGCATCTCGTTACTGCAGACCCGCAATCCCGGCATCGTCGGTATCGCATTCGATCCGTATGACCGCAAGGCCACGGTGAGCGCCGGTTCCGGCTACTACCAGGGCATGGACGAAACCGGCGTGTCGGTGGAGATCAACACCAGCACCGGCCTGGGGCGCGTGACCAGCATCACGGCGATCCGGGACTGGCAGACGGAGCGCGGAATGGACATCGATTTCTCCGTCGTCGATATCGGCGAGCGTCCCCATGGGGAATCCGCCACGGGTTTCGAGACCTTCACGCAGGAAATTCGCATCAACGGCGAGGCCGGCGCGGTGGACTGGCTGGTGGGCGCCTTCTACGCCAACGAGGATCTGGACTACACCGACGTCCTGGAGTTCGGCGTCGGCTATTCGCCCTACGCCAATGCGATCGGCGGCGCGACCGCGAACGCGGTGGGCGCGGGCTTCGCGCAACTGGGCGCGGGGGCTGCGGCGTTCGAGTGGGGCGCACAGCAACTGGCCATGGGCGCCGCGGGCTACGCGGCCGGTCTTGCGCCCTTCCTGCCACCGGGTTTTGCGGTCCCGCAGCCGACCGCCACCCTGCCGCCGTTTCCGGCATTTCCGTTTAGTCCGTGGACCAGCTACGAGCAATACTCCGGGGGCGCGTTCTACGGTAATGGTTCCCGCGACGATTTCGAGCAGAATTCCGAAAGCTGGGCGCTGTTCACGCATAACAGCATTGCGATGGCCAACGACTTCGAACTGACCGTGGGACTGCGCTACACGTCGGAGAGCAAGTCGATCGACGCCAACCTGCAATCGACCGACCAGGTTTGCCGGCCCTTTTCCGGGCAGGTGCTCGGATATTTCCAGTCCATGCAGGCCTATCTTGGCGGTCTGCAGGCGTATGCGGGCGGCGTGAACCAGTACCTGCAGCAACTCAACGGTTTTGTCCAGCAGGCGACCCAGGCAATTCCCAACCCCATTGCCCAGGCGGCGATCACCAACGGCGCGGCGGCTGTCGCAGCCGGTTACCAGGAGCTGCTGCCCAACCTCGCCGGGCTGGCGCAGGGAGGCCAGGCGCTGCTGGTCAATCCGGACGTGAACGCGGGCATCGGAACCATGACGGCCTTTGCGTGCATCCCGTTCGTGGACCCGAGCCTTGACGGAAGGTATTCCGGCTCCCAGGACGAGAACGAGATCTCCGGCACGGTGCGGCTGTCCCGCCAGGTCGGCGACTACCTGGTATACGGCGGCTACGCGCGGGGCTACAAGGCCGGCGGCTTCAACATGGACCGCACCGGCTTGATCAGCCCCATCCTCACCCTGCTCACGACCGGGCGCGCCAACGTGCCGGGCGTGCACGAGTGGGCATTCCAGCCCGAGACCGTCGACGCCTTCGACCTGGGTGCGAAGTTCGAGTTCGAGAACCGGCGCGCCATGATGGACGTCAACCTCTTCTACGAGAAATTCGACGGTTTCCAGCTTACGACGTTTACCGGCCTGGCCTTTGAGGCGCTGAACATTCCGGAAGTGACCAGCCAGGGTGTCGAGATCGAGGCGCGCGGCGTCGTTATCGGCGGGGTTGAAATATACGGCGGCGTAACCTACGCCGACGTCAAGTACGGCGAGGGACCCGAATACGGGGTGCGGTCCGGTCAACGGATGACGCACGCGCCGGAGTGGACCGGCGTGGTCGGCGCCACCATGCGCTTTCCCATAGGCGCGCTGGAGGGCGCCTTTCACGTGGATGCCCGCTATACCAGCGAGCACAACACGGGCTCCGATCTGGACATCGAAAAGCAGCAGGATGCCTTCACGGTGGTCAACGCCAGGCTGATGCTGACCCGTCCGGGCTCGCCGCGCTGGACCATCGATCTGTGGGCGCGCAATCTGTTGGACGAGGAGTATTTCATTACGGCCTTCGACGCGCCCTTGCAGGGTAGCGGCACGGGACCGGGATCCACGCAGACATTCAACGCGTTTCTCGGCAGTCCGCGCGAATACGGAGTGAGCGTCCGCTACGAGTTCTGA
- the ftsZ gene encoding cell division protein FtsZ: protein MEAKDMNIRLVKSEPGSTPRLKVVGVGGAGGNAVNEMVKSNVRNVQFVAINTDEQAMSNSGADVKLTIGRAVTQGMGAGSDPGKGREAALEDEDRMKAVMDGADMIFVAAGMGGGTGTGAAPEVARLGRECNLLVVGVVTTPFDFEGPARTQIAGEGIGALQEHAHSLITVPNEKLFDYFCDQGEGDVTMEEAFSESNKVLRNAVRGIAELLTCPGRINVDLADVRKVMQEPGRVVIGAGEASGQDRAREALEHAMQSPLLQGVDVRDARGLLVNITHGNDLGMREFKSLGDSLQNMLAREGMVKFGEVVNESMKGAVRVTLVATGLSASEGAREEATQAGGPVRRAEPRGNRDFGSAKDGPGTGAKKRSILGLSQQPSYEGLERPAVMRVRAGGGARGREVFNPVPTHLRKQVD, encoded by the coding sequence ATGGAGGCAAAAGACATGAACATAAGGCTGGTGAAGTCCGAACCCGGATCGACGCCGCGGCTGAAAGTCGTGGGTGTGGGCGGGGCCGGCGGCAACGCGGTCAACGAGATGGTCAAGTCCAACGTCCGCAACGTGCAGTTTGTCGCGATCAACACCGACGAACAGGCCATGTCCAACTCGGGCGCGGACGTCAAGCTCACGATAGGGCGCGCGGTGACCCAGGGGATGGGCGCGGGCTCGGATCCCGGCAAGGGCCGGGAGGCCGCCCTGGAGGACGAAGACCGGATGAAGGCGGTCATGGATGGCGCCGACATGATTTTCGTGGCCGCGGGAATGGGCGGCGGGACCGGAACCGGCGCCGCCCCGGAGGTCGCGCGCCTGGGCCGGGAGTGCAACCTCCTGGTCGTCGGCGTGGTGACGACCCCGTTCGATTTCGAGGGGCCCGCCAGGACCCAGATTGCCGGCGAAGGGATCGGTGCGCTGCAGGAACACGCCCATTCCCTGATCACCGTCCCGAACGAAAAGCTGTTCGATTATTTCTGCGATCAGGGCGAAGGCGACGTGACCATGGAGGAGGCCTTCAGCGAGTCCAACAAGGTATTGCGCAACGCCGTGCGCGGCATTGCCGAATTGCTGACCTGCCCAGGCCGGATCAACGTGGATCTCGCCGACGTCCGCAAGGTGATGCAGGAGCCCGGAAGGGTAGTGATCGGGGCCGGCGAGGCCTCCGGACAGGACCGGGCGCGCGAGGCGCTCGAGCACGCGATGCAAAGCCCGTTGCTCCAGGGCGTGGACGTGCGTGACGCCCGCGGACTGCTGGTCAACATCACCCACGGCAATGACCTGGGCATGCGCGAGTTCAAGTCCCTGGGCGACTCGCTGCAGAACATGCTGGCCCGCGAGGGCATGGTCAAGTTCGGCGAGGTGGTCAACGAGTCGATGAAGGGCGCGGTGCGGGTTACGCTGGTAGCCACCGGCCTGAGCGCGTCCGAGGGCGCGCGAGAGGAAGCGACGCAGGCCGGCGGACCGGTTCGCCGGGCCGAGCCGCGCGGCAACAGGGACTTCGGGTCCGCAAAGGACGGCCCGGGGACCGGCGCGAAGAAGCGGAGCATCCTCGGCCTGTCCCAGCAACCCAGCTACGAAGGCCTGGAACGCCCGGCCGTGATGCGGGTTCGCGCCGGAGGCGGCGCACGCGGCCGTGAAGTCTTCAATCCGGTGCCCACGCACCTGCGCAAGCAGGTGGACTAG
- the ftsA gene encoding cell division protein FtsA, whose protein sequence is MTRRRDQEIVTALDIGTSKVAAIVAAVDEESRELEILGFGSSPSQGMKRGSVVNIEATVRSIDQAVGEAELMSGVQIGEVIVGISGDHVQSLTSHGIVAVRGDEVSESDVARVIEAARAVVVPSDKRVLHVLPRDYVVDDQDGILDPTAMSGVRLEAHVHIITVGESAAQNIEKCVRRCDLRAGRIVLEHLASGTAILTEDEMQLGCCVLDIGAGTTDIAVFEGGSIRFTHVIPIAGDQVTYDIAQSLRTPTPAAEQLKIRYACALAQMVEEDEEIEVVSVGDRPPRKLSRQALARVVEPRYEELFQLVHNVLHRGGYLESAAAGVVLTGGTSAMPGAVELAEEVLNVPVRLGYAQRAGGMKEVVSNPAHATGVGLLLYTLKPRDEGAAAGSRSRKGGLRSAFKWIKGQF, encoded by the coding sequence ATGACACGAAGACGCGACCAGGAAATCGTGACCGCGCTCGATATCGGCACCTCCAAGGTGGCCGCCATCGTGGCCGCGGTCGATGAGGAGTCCAGGGAACTTGAGATTCTGGGCTTCGGCTCAAGCCCGTCGCAGGGCATGAAGCGCGGCTCGGTCGTGAACATCGAGGCAACGGTGCGCTCGATCGACCAGGCCGTCGGCGAAGCGGAGCTGATGTCCGGGGTGCAGATCGGCGAAGTGATCGTGGGCATTTCCGGGGACCACGTTCAAAGCCTTACGTCCCACGGAATTGTCGCGGTGCGCGGCGACGAAGTCTCGGAATCGGACGTCGCGCGCGTCATAGAGGCGGCCCGCGCGGTGGTCGTGCCCTCGGACAAACGCGTGCTGCACGTCCTGCCGCGGGACTACGTGGTCGACGATCAGGACGGGATTCTTGATCCCACCGCCATGTCGGGCGTGCGCCTCGAGGCGCATGTCCATATCATCACAGTCGGGGAGAGCGCCGCGCAGAACATCGAGAAATGCGTTCGCCGCTGCGATCTGCGCGCCGGGCGCATCGTGCTCGAACATCTCGCCTCGGGTACCGCCATTCTTACCGAAGACGAGATGCAGCTCGGCTGCTGCGTGCTCGACATCGGCGCGGGCACGACCGACATCGCCGTGTTCGAAGGCGGCTCGATCCGCTTCACCCACGTCATTCCGATCGCCGGCGACCAGGTGACCTACGACATCGCTCAATCCCTGCGGACCCCGACCCCGGCAGCCGAGCAGTTGAAGATCCGCTATGCCTGCGCCCTGGCCCAGATGGTGGAGGAAGACGAGGAGATCGAGGTGGTCAGCGTCGGTGACCGGCCGCCCCGCAAGCTGTCCCGGCAGGCCCTGGCGCGGGTCGTGGAGCCCCGCTACGAGGAACTCTTCCAGTTGGTTCACAACGTGCTGCACCGTGGCGGTTACCTCGAAAGCGCGGCGGCGGGCGTGGTGCTCACGGGGGGCACTTCGGCAATGCCGGGCGCCGTGGAACTGGCCGAGGAAGTATTGAACGTGCCGGTCCGCCTGGGATACGCGCAGCGGGCCGGGGGCATGAAGGAAGTCGTAAGCAATCCGGCCCACGCGACGGGCGTCGGCCTGTTGCTGTACACACTCAAACCGCGCGACGAAGGCGCGGCTGCCGGGTCCAGGTCCCGAAAGGGCGGCCTGCGCTCGGCATTCAAGTGGATCAAGGGTCAATTCTGA
- a CDS encoding FtsQ-type POTRA domain-containing protein has protein sequence MRRTRKRRRRIASPILAGLVLCTVAAFSLPGLNRVPIRTVQIHGEIHHVSQEDLQALIVPFTSWGWLRLPAERLSLRLEELNWVATARVRREWPLDVSIVITERRPVARWGREALLDESGEAFDPGGPINRTLPLLEGPGGTEKVMLDRYRAFSARLGARSLALDELRLDPRGAWSLGLRDGPQLRLGAESVDLRLERALMALDELTAERATEIAYLDLRYPNGFAVAWRNVNTAARRQGGRSP, from the coding sequence ATGAGAAGGACCCGAAAGCGCCGCAGGAGGATCGCATCCCCGATCCTGGCCGGGCTGGTTCTCTGCACGGTGGCCGCCTTCAGCCTGCCCGGACTGAACCGGGTGCCCATACGAACGGTGCAGATTCACGGTGAGATTCATCATGTGAGCCAGGAGGACCTGCAGGCGCTGATCGTGCCCTTCACGTCCTGGGGATGGCTGCGTTTGCCGGCGGAACGGCTCAGCCTGCGGCTGGAGGAACTCAACTGGGTCGCTACCGCCCGGGTGCGCCGGGAATGGCCCCTGGACGTGAGCATCGTGATTACCGAGCGCCGGCCCGTCGCCCGCTGGGGGCGGGAAGCGCTGCTTGACGAGTCCGGCGAGGCCTTTGATCCCGGCGGCCCGATCAACCGGACCCTGCCGCTTCTCGAGGGGCCCGGGGGGACCGAAAAAGTGATGCTGGATCGCTACCGGGCTTTTTCCGCGCGGCTGGGCGCCCGCTCGCTGGCGCTGGACGAACTGCGCCTGGATCCGCGTGGCGCATGGAGCCTCGGCCTGCGGGACGGACCGCAACTCCGCCTGGGCGCCGAATCGGTCGATCTCAGGCTCGAGCGGGCCCTGATGGCCCTGGATGAACTGACCGCGGAACGGGCAACGGAGATCGCCTATCTGGACTTGCGCTACCCGAACGGATTCGCCGTGGCCTGGCGCAACGTCAACACCGCCGCGCGCAGGCAAGGAGGAAGATCGCCATGA